In Edaphobacter paludis, a single window of DNA contains:
- the flgM gene encoding flagellar biosynthesis anti-sigma factor FlgM: protein MSYTNGIGNLQQVLSSVTPATTQPASQATESVNASKQHKTATSPAEQADHTNLSSAGGMIAHALEGSDVRMEKVGALQQAIASGTYNVSSSDVAGKMIDSLLK, encoded by the coding sequence ATGAGCTACACAAACGGAATCGGGAACCTGCAGCAGGTGCTTAGTTCGGTCACACCTGCAACGACACAGCCGGCATCCCAGGCAACGGAATCGGTAAACGCCTCGAAGCAGCATAAGACAGCAACTTCTCCAGCGGAGCAGGCGGACCATACTAATCTGAGTTCGGCTGGGGGGATGATCGCCCATGCACTCGAGGGCTCCGACGTGAGGATGGAGAAAGTGGGTGCCCTGCAGCAGGCCATCGCTTCGGGGACATATAACGTTTCTTCGTCCGATGTGGCGGGTAAGATGATTGATTCTCTGCTGAAGTAG
- a CDS encoding dienelactone hydrolase family protein, producing MSEWLKLEAADGHELSAYVARPSGEAIGALVLVQEIFGVNAHIRSVADGYARDGFVVVAPALFDRYERGVELKYEGEDAKKAGELWKKLRHDTALLDIAAAYEVAKTTGKGIGVLGFCFGGLMSWLTATRGETLKMQPSCCVGYYPGGIGQFAKEEPSCPVMLHIGSADSHIGSDQIEAVRAAHPEVEVFVYDGAGHGFNRDVDPNSYNPKSAVLARKRTLDFLKTHVA from the coding sequence ATGAGTGAGTGGCTGAAGTTGGAAGCAGCCGATGGGCATGAACTGAGCGCGTACGTGGCGCGCCCGTCGGGGGAAGCAATCGGTGCGCTGGTGCTCGTGCAGGAGATATTCGGCGTCAACGCGCATATACGCAGCGTTGCCGACGGATATGCCAGGGATGGGTTTGTTGTCGTGGCGCCTGCGCTGTTTGACCGGTACGAGCGCGGGGTTGAGCTGAAGTATGAAGGCGAGGATGCCAAGAAGGCGGGCGAGCTTTGGAAGAAGTTGAGACACGACACCGCTCTGTTGGATATTGCCGCAGCCTATGAAGTGGCAAAGACAACAGGCAAGGGAATTGGTGTTCTCGGATTTTGTTTTGGTGGGCTGATGAGCTGGTTGACAGCGACGCGAGGCGAGACCCTGAAGATGCAGCCTTCGTGCTGCGTGGGGTACTATCCTGGTGGAATTGGGCAGTTTGCAAAAGAAGAGCCGAGCTGTCCGGTGATGCTGCATATTGGCAGCGCGGATAGTCATATCGGATCTGACCAGATTGAGGCGGTGCGCGCGGCGCATCCAGAGGTTGAGGTCTTCGTTTACGACGGCGCGGGCCATGGATTCAATCGCGATGTCGATCCCAATTCATATAATCCGAAGTCGGCCGTGCTGGCCCGGAAGAGAACGCTGGATTTCTTGAAGACACATGTCGCTTAG
- a CDS encoding VOC family protein, which produces MSDIRIASIAPILPSHNLRRSMDYYHLLGFSCTPYQDGDGYAFLTRDGLEIHLRKAPDLIERHNPCGVYFYLDSGTTATLEAEFRAAGVEILSPLEPREWKMNEFMVSDPDGNLLRFGEKLA; this is translated from the coding sequence ATGTCAGATATCCGGATTGCCAGCATCGCACCCATTCTTCCGAGCCACAATCTCCGGCGCTCCATGGATTACTACCATCTCCTCGGCTTCTCCTGCACGCCCTATCAGGATGGAGACGGCTACGCGTTCCTCACTCGCGACGGCCTTGAGATTCACCTCCGCAAGGCACCAGACCTCATTGAGCGCCACAACCCCTGCGGTGTCTACTTCTATCTCGACTCAGGCACGACAGCCACCCTTGAAGCCGAGTTCCGCGCCGCCGGGGTCGAAATCCTCTCCCCGCTCGAACCCCGCGAGTGGAAGATGAACGAGTTCATGGTCAGCGATCCCGATGGCAACCTTCTTCGCTTCGGCGAAAAGCTCGCCTAA
- a CDS encoding molybdopterin-dependent oxidoreductase encodes MTNPYSDSQSQADLNEELRRSMARKTRRSFLIGGAATAATIAAYEWLSHAKQIDMLESPLRRAEQFNAAVSRALFREKPLAPTYPIGRSTELRLNGIIGLDPHMILDSWRLQVVGLAHPEKYKQYIEDVDLWDYRSTDSPQDAPLPPEQPDSKLKPGTRVDVDQTNDQSIPKAPSSDTTRTPGIVLSLQDLRTLPFTEQVTQFKCVEGWSQITSFAGACFADFLKAYPPQLNPDGTLPAYVNMETADGAYSASHDIATLLHPQTLLCYQMNGKPLNSDHGAPLRLAMPIKYGYKQIKQIAKITYTNQRPVDFWETQGYDWYAGL; translated from the coding sequence ATGACTAACCCTTATAGCGACTCTCAATCCCAGGCAGATCTCAACGAAGAGCTGCGCCGTTCCATGGCCCGCAAAACCCGCCGCAGCTTTCTCATCGGAGGCGCCGCAACAGCAGCCACCATCGCCGCCTACGAATGGCTCTCCCATGCCAAACAGATCGACATGCTCGAATCTCCGCTTCGCCGTGCAGAGCAGTTCAACGCGGCCGTCTCCCGCGCCCTCTTTCGCGAGAAGCCTCTCGCGCCTACCTATCCCATCGGCCGCTCCACCGAACTCCGCCTGAACGGCATCATCGGCCTCGACCCGCACATGATCCTCGACTCCTGGCGTCTTCAGGTCGTCGGCCTCGCCCATCCCGAGAAATATAAGCAGTACATCGAAGACGTCGACCTCTGGGATTACCGGTCCACCGACAGCCCGCAGGACGCCCCGCTGCCACCCGAACAGCCCGATTCCAAGCTCAAGCCGGGAACGCGCGTCGATGTCGATCAGACCAACGATCAGAGCATTCCCAAGGCCCCCTCCAGCGATACAACCCGCACACCCGGCATCGTCCTTTCGCTCCAGGATCTGCGCACCTTGCCCTTCACTGAGCAAGTTACCCAGTTCAAGTGCGTTGAAGGCTGGAGCCAGATCACCAGCTTCGCGGGCGCATGTTTCGCCGATTTTCTTAAGGCCTATCCGCCCCAGCTAAATCCCGACGGGACACTGCCCGCTTACGTCAACATGGAAACAGCAGACGGCGCTTACTCCGCAAGCCACGATATTGCGACTCTGCTGCACCCGCAGACGCTGCTCTGCTACCAGATGAACGGCAAACCGCTCAACTCTGATCACGGCGCGCCTCTCCGTCTGGCAATGCCGATCAAATACGGTTATAAGCAGATCAAACAGATCGCAAAAATCACCTACACCAACCAGCGCCCCGTTGACTTCTGGGAGACCCAGGGCTACGACTGGTACGCCGGTCTATAA
- the flgK gene encoding flagellar hook-associated protein FlgK, translating into MGTLTSLMDLAGQALMADQNALNITANNVGNQNTPGYTREVVNWQPTDAVTLSGTSYGTGITSTAVSQRDRILEQRVQQQTQTQSQSGALESALQQVQNIFGLSSTSTSASSTALGSAVDGFFNSLSTLEGNPSDASTRQSVLTAANNLTSVFNSAANQLAQVGTGLDQQVGTVVGQVNALTKTIASLNQQIASASPTGDAGALEDQRQLAITQLSQYVGLNQITTESNGITLTTANGAALVSGSQSFALSTTSVAGKTDVVAGGVDVTSGLSGGQLGGVLQARDQELPTYASALDNLAYGIGTAVNAQNALGTDGNGNLGAAIFSLPASAAGAATSIQVATSDPKAIAAAETGQGSSGNGNAVAMADLATANAVAGQTATGFLASFLGGIGNDTAGATTDNAAQQATLTQLTSQRNSLSGVSLDEEASNLTQYQRSYEAAAKVFSIVNSLMASALNLGVETTVT; encoded by the coding sequence ATGGGAACACTGACTTCGCTGATGGATCTTGCCGGGCAGGCCTTGATGGCTGACCAGAATGCACTGAATATCACTGCGAATAACGTAGGGAACCAGAACACTCCGGGTTATACGCGGGAGGTGGTCAACTGGCAGCCGACGGATGCTGTGACCTTGAGCGGGACGAGCTACGGCACTGGGATCACGTCGACCGCGGTATCGCAGCGGGACCGCATTCTTGAGCAGCGGGTCCAGCAGCAGACGCAGACCCAGTCGCAGAGTGGAGCGCTCGAATCTGCGCTGCAGCAGGTCCAGAACATCTTTGGACTGAGCTCGACGAGCACGTCTGCGAGTTCGACGGCACTTGGTTCGGCGGTGGATGGCTTCTTCAATTCGCTCTCGACGCTGGAGGGAAATCCGTCTGATGCTTCGACGCGCCAGAGCGTGCTGACAGCGGCGAATAACCTTACCTCGGTTTTCAATTCTGCCGCGAACCAGCTTGCGCAGGTCGGCACGGGCCTCGATCAACAGGTCGGCACGGTGGTTGGCCAAGTCAATGCGCTGACGAAGACAATTGCTTCGCTCAATCAGCAGATTGCCAGCGCTAGCCCCACTGGGGATGCTGGCGCGCTGGAAGACCAGCGGCAGTTGGCGATCACTCAGTTGTCCCAATATGTCGGTCTCAACCAGATCACGACCGAATCGAACGGCATTACGCTGACGACTGCGAATGGCGCGGCTTTAGTCAGCGGAAGCCAATCCTTTGCTCTGAGTACGACGTCGGTAGCGGGAAAGACCGATGTTGTAGCCGGAGGAGTGGATGTGACCTCGGGCCTTAGCGGTGGACAACTTGGCGGTGTTCTGCAAGCTAGGGACCAGGAGTTGCCGACGTATGCAAGTGCACTGGACAATCTCGCCTATGGGATTGGAACTGCGGTGAACGCGCAGAATGCGCTAGGCACCGATGGCAATGGTAATCTCGGTGCGGCAATCTTCAGCCTTCCAGCAAGCGCTGCCGGTGCGGCGACCTCGATTCAGGTGGCGACGAGCGATCCGAAGGCAATTGCGGCGGCGGAGACTGGACAGGGATCCTCGGGTAATGGAAATGCGGTTGCGATGGCGGACCTCGCGACGGCGAATGCTGTAGCAGGCCAGACAGCAACTGGTTTTCTGGCGTCGTTTCTTGGCGGCATTGGCAACGATACGGCTGGGGCAACGACGGACAATGCTGCTCAGCAAGCCACTCTGACGCAGCTTACAAGCCAAAGGAATTCGCTCTCTGGAGTTTCGCTCGATGAAGAGGCTTCGAACCTGACGCAGTATCAGCGTTCCTATGAGGCGGCAGCTAAGGTGTTCTCCATTGTCAATTCGCTTATGGCGAGCGCACTCAATCTGGGCGTGGAGACTACGGTTACTTAG
- a CDS encoding flagellar basal body P-ring protein FlgI, producing the protein MLAGINGWNARAIWVRRFTRRGWLLFGVLTLTLPGFAADTAAPAQREARVKDIASIEGIRDNQLVGYGIVVGLQGTGDSQQTTFPTQTLAATLLRMGVSVPAASIRVQNLAAVFVAATLPPFARPGTKLDVTVSSAGDARSLEGGLLLMTPLYGADGKIYAQAQGPLVVGGYSVSVNGNTKQYNHPNTARVPFGAMVEQGVPLELEGRSKFSLLLNDADFRTAEAVSQAINHELGRPAAHALDSRDIELSVVHGEDIPEFLSQVESVEVPVFPRAKVVVNERTGTVVIGGTVVLQPVSILHGGLAINVVSQFEVSQPNAFSATGSTQVVQQTQVSARDKPVSRIELKQGATVDDLVRSLQTIGASARDVISILQAMKSAGALEAEIEVL; encoded by the coding sequence ATGCTCGCAGGGATAAATGGATGGAACGCACGGGCAATATGGGTAAGAAGGTTTACCCGTCGTGGATGGTTGCTGTTTGGCGTATTAACGCTGACGCTTCCCGGATTCGCGGCCGACACAGCAGCACCGGCGCAACGAGAGGCGCGGGTAAAGGATATCGCCTCGATTGAGGGCATCCGTGACAATCAACTGGTTGGTTATGGCATCGTGGTTGGGCTACAGGGCACAGGCGACAGCCAGCAGACGACGTTTCCGACGCAGACGCTGGCTGCGACTTTGCTACGCATGGGCGTCAGCGTTCCGGCGGCTTCGATCCGGGTGCAGAACCTTGCGGCAGTATTTGTGGCGGCGACGCTGCCACCGTTTGCGCGGCCCGGCACCAAGCTGGATGTGACGGTCTCTTCGGCGGGAGATGCGAGAAGCCTTGAAGGGGGGCTTCTTTTGATGACTCCGCTCTATGGAGCGGATGGAAAGATCTATGCGCAGGCGCAAGGGCCGCTGGTGGTAGGCGGCTACTCGGTCAGCGTGAATGGAAATACGAAGCAGTACAACCATCCGAATACGGCACGAGTGCCATTTGGCGCGATGGTGGAGCAGGGCGTACCGCTTGAACTGGAGGGAAGAAGTAAGTTCTCCCTGCTATTGAACGATGCGGACTTTCGGACAGCAGAGGCAGTGTCGCAGGCGATCAATCATGAACTTGGCAGGCCAGCCGCTCATGCGCTCGACAGCAGGGATATCGAGCTTTCGGTCGTACACGGAGAGGATATTCCGGAGTTCCTGTCACAGGTCGAGTCGGTAGAAGTCCCGGTGTTTCCGCGAGCGAAGGTTGTGGTCAATGAGCGGACAGGAACAGTTGTGATCGGCGGAACCGTAGTGCTACAACCGGTGTCTATTTTGCACGGTGGGCTGGCTATCAATGTAGTGAGCCAGTTCGAGGTCTCGCAGCCGAACGCCTTTTCTGCGACAGGCTCGACCCAGGTAGTGCAACAGACGCAGGTCAGCGCGCGAGACAAACCGGTTAGCCGCATCGAGTTGAAGCAGGGGGCCACCGTTGACGACCTCGTCCGCAGCTTGCAGACGATTGGAGCTTCAGCGCGGGATGTGATCTCGATACTTCAGGCGATGAAGAGTGCGGGTGCATTGGAAGCGGAGATTGAGGTGCTATGA
- the pdxT gene encoding pyridoxal 5'-phosphate synthase glutaminase subunit PdxT: MPKDIIIGVLALQGAFEAHARALESLGVTAKLIRNPSELKELDGLIIPGGESTTFLKFLERDGFLVALQSFVETTPTFGTCAGAILLAKRVENPSQKSLAVLDITVERNAYGRQIDSTILNAPTKLEGGPLEMVFIRAPRITRAEPTVEILAERDGFPVLVRQGHLLAATFHPELSADTRVHQLFLSLVREHVSAEVRHS; encoded by the coding sequence ATGCCCAAAGACATCATCATCGGCGTCCTTGCGCTACAGGGGGCCTTCGAAGCCCACGCCAGAGCCCTCGAGTCGCTCGGCGTAACGGCAAAGCTCATCCGCAACCCATCCGAGCTCAAAGAACTCGACGGCCTTATCATCCCGGGCGGCGAGTCCACTACCTTTCTCAAGTTCCTCGAGCGCGATGGCTTCCTCGTTGCTTTGCAATCCTTCGTAGAAACCACTCCCACTTTCGGCACCTGCGCCGGAGCCATTCTGCTGGCGAAGCGTGTAGAAAATCCCTCGCAAAAATCCCTGGCTGTTCTCGACATCACCGTCGAGCGCAACGCCTACGGCCGCCAGATCGACTCCACCATCCTCAACGCTCCTACCAAACTCGAAGGCGGCCCGCTGGAGATGGTCTTCATCCGCGCGCCGCGCATCACCCGAGCTGAGCCAACGGTTGAAATACTCGCCGAACGTGACGGCTTTCCCGTCCTCGTCCGCCAAGGGCATCTGCTGGCCGCCACCTTCCACCCTGAGCTAAGCGCCGACACACGAGTCCACCAACTCTTCCTGAGTCTGGTTAGAGAACATGTCTCAGCCGAGGTTCGACACTCTTAA
- a CDS encoding ZIP family metal transporter has translation MSLGLGLVAGLADYLGGILLVRRSPTSKSLRYFVALGAGFMLAAALLEMVPEGMAVNAKWAPALILIGYCGVHLLEHSLVPHFHFGEETHKHEFLSAKTSYSVLLGLATHTFFDGVAIGSGFVVSEWLGWVLFFAVFLHKLPEGFTVASVMMAGGQGRRAALNSAMFLGATTVVGVLVINLEPSLVRAGLPLAAGVTIYVAATDLVPEVNHEPGIKMALVFFAGVVGFFLLRLLAPA, from the coding sequence TTGAGTCTAGGGCTCGGATTGGTGGCCGGGCTGGCAGATTACCTTGGCGGGATTCTACTCGTCCGGCGGTCGCCCACCTCTAAGTCGCTACGCTATTTCGTGGCACTTGGCGCGGGCTTTATGCTTGCCGCGGCACTGCTGGAGATGGTGCCGGAGGGCATGGCAGTCAATGCGAAGTGGGCCCCTGCACTGATCCTGATTGGCTACTGTGGAGTGCACCTGCTGGAGCATTCCCTGGTCCCACATTTTCACTTTGGCGAAGAGACCCACAAGCACGAATTTCTTTCGGCGAAGACCAGCTATTCCGTGCTGCTGGGGCTGGCGACGCATACCTTCTTTGATGGCGTTGCTATTGGCTCAGGGTTCGTCGTATCGGAGTGGCTGGGCTGGGTGCTCTTCTTCGCGGTGTTCCTGCATAAGTTGCCTGAAGGATTTACTGTAGCCAGCGTGATGATGGCGGGTGGCCAGGGACGACGCGCAGCACTGAACTCCGCGATGTTTCTTGGCGCTACGACTGTCGTTGGTGTTCTCGTCATCAATCTGGAGCCGTCTCTCGTGCGGGCCGGATTGCCGCTGGCAGCTGGGGTGACGATTTATGTGGCGGCGACCGATCTGGTGCCAGAGGTCAATCATGAACCGGGCATTAAGATGGCTCTGGTCTTCTTTGCCGGAGTTGTGGGGTTTTTTTTGCTGCGCCTGCTAGCCCCGGCCTAA
- a CDS encoding DUF4149 domain-containing protein: MLAMVAWVGGLIFFAFVLAPVAFQKLASPHEAGLVVGATLRILHEIGLIGGCVFCVSTGILWLRAEVPARAGFAVETALTLVMLAITAYSQFSILPAMEQDRVLAGGEIDGVAMTSPARQDFERLHSRSERLEGFVLLCGLGVVLFLAREAQWPETGKIKLI; the protein is encoded by the coding sequence ATGCTGGCGATGGTCGCCTGGGTGGGGGGGCTTATCTTCTTCGCCTTTGTTCTAGCGCCGGTCGCATTTCAAAAGCTGGCGAGTCCGCATGAGGCTGGTCTCGTCGTTGGCGCGACGTTGCGCATCCTGCACGAGATCGGACTGATTGGCGGGTGTGTGTTCTGCGTCTCGACCGGAATTCTGTGGCTGCGCGCCGAGGTTCCGGCACGAGCGGGATTTGCGGTAGAGACTGCGTTGACACTGGTGATGCTGGCCATTACAGCGTACTCGCAATTCAGTATTCTTCCGGCGATGGAACAGGACCGCGTCCTTGCCGGTGGAGAGATCGACGGTGTTGCGATGACGAGTCCGGCGCGCCAGGACTTCGAGCGGCTGCATAGCCGATCCGAACGCCTCGAAGGTTTTGTGCTGTTATGCGGCCTTGGCGTGGTGCTCTTTCTGGCTCGCGAGGCACAGTGGCCTGAGACGGGTAAAATCAAGCTGATATGA
- a CDS encoding flagellin: MRVDPNFVSNLAGVLNQSSSLEATLTNELSSGLRVTSLQNDPAAVAESTLMASAISKDDTFVQTASGTQSMMQVSDSTLGEVVSQLTSALSLAVSGSNGTLNSANIASIQQQLTGIRDQVLSLANTSYLGQSLFAGSQGSLKPFTLDTSTTPATTSYVGDTILNSVETPSGQKIQTNLPGSAVFGSGASGVFGALNQLIADFSGAPASSSTTADTGALSAALGQVSAQRSLLDGSLSRLQATSTYAQTEESQMKVQQGNLVSADPASVATQLSAAEVQNQALMSVMTALQKTNLFDYIQ, translated from the coding sequence ATGAGAGTGGATCCAAATTTTGTCAGCAATCTCGCCGGCGTGTTGAACCAGTCGAGCAGCCTCGAAGCTACGCTCACCAACGAGCTATCGAGCGGACTGCGGGTCACCTCCTTGCAGAATGATCCGGCGGCTGTGGCTGAGAGTACGTTGATGGCCAGCGCTATCTCCAAAGACGACACTTTTGTGCAGACGGCATCGGGAACGCAGTCGATGATGCAGGTCTCGGACTCCACGCTGGGCGAGGTGGTCAGCCAACTCACTTCAGCCTTGTCGCTGGCGGTGTCGGGGAGCAATGGGACCCTCAACTCGGCCAATATCGCCAGCATCCAGCAGCAGTTGACCGGCATTCGCGACCAGGTCTTGTCGCTTGCCAATACGAGCTACCTAGGGCAGTCGCTGTTTGCCGGCAGCCAGGGATCGTTGAAGCCATTTACTCTGGATACCTCTACGACTCCCGCTACAACCAGCTATGTGGGCGATACGATTCTGAACTCTGTCGAGACCCCGAGCGGTCAGAAGATACAGACGAACCTTCCGGGATCGGCCGTCTTTGGTTCGGGCGCGTCGGGCGTCTTTGGAGCACTGAATCAACTGATCGCCGATTTTTCGGGTGCTCCGGCGAGCTCTAGCACTACTGCCGATACTGGAGCGTTGTCGGCTGCGCTTGGCCAGGTGTCCGCGCAGCGTAGTCTGCTCGATGGTTCGCTGAGCAGGTTGCAGGCGACCAGCACCTATGCGCAGACGGAGGAGAGCCAGATGAAAGTGCAGCAGGGGAATCTGGTGTCTGCGGATCCGGCTTCGGTGGCTACCCAGTTGAGCGCTGCCGAGGTGCAGAATCAGGCTTTGATGAGCGTGATGACTGCATTACAAAAGACAAATCTGTTCGACTACATTCAATGA
- a CDS encoding flagellar basal body L-ring protein FlgH — MMNFAEAGLGVKTGKWPAAETLPATTATPRQPQNGGMGPLVAGVIGTLLLLMAASSLHAQVHAIKKAVAPQPNVAETSLDSYLERVRAANSNVQPVPGSIWTDSGRLTRMNTDVRAMRPHDLISVVVEENLAASTDGTVKNSRASNANSGISGLIGTLHAGNALQNLINQNAAAGLNAQGASATNSRLSTVFGGQVMAVLPNGILVIEAARQVEFSQQTQTIVLHGLVRPEDISQQNQVLSTAISSLELEVRGKGIINDYTHRQNVLVRLLQQILIF, encoded by the coding sequence ATGATGAACTTTGCGGAGGCTGGGCTGGGCGTGAAGACAGGCAAGTGGCCCGCTGCTGAGACGCTGCCTGCAACGACAGCTACACCGCGGCAGCCGCAGAACGGCGGGATGGGGCCCTTGGTTGCCGGGGTGATAGGCACGTTACTTTTGTTGATGGCTGCCTCTTCCTTGCATGCGCAGGTCCATGCGATTAAGAAAGCAGTGGCACCGCAGCCCAATGTTGCGGAGACGTCGCTGGACTCTTATTTAGAGCGGGTGCGCGCCGCCAATTCCAACGTGCAGCCTGTGCCGGGATCGATCTGGACCGACAGTGGACGGCTCACGCGGATGAACACGGATGTTCGCGCCATGCGACCACACGATCTGATCTCGGTGGTGGTAGAGGAGAACCTTGCGGCTTCAACCGATGGAACGGTGAAGAATTCGCGCGCTTCGAATGCGAACTCCGGCATCTCCGGCTTGATCGGTACGCTTCATGCGGGGAATGCTCTTCAGAACTTAATCAATCAGAATGCAGCAGCGGGGCTCAATGCTCAGGGAGCGAGCGCGACCAATTCGAGACTGAGCACGGTATTCGGCGGACAGGTGATGGCTGTGCTCCCGAACGGAATTCTTGTGATTGAAGCGGCCAGGCAGGTCGAGTTCAGTCAACAGACGCAGACGATTGTCCTCCATGGGCTGGTGCGGCCTGAGGATATTTCACAACAAAACCAGGTGCTTTCGACTGCTATTTCAAGCCTTGAACTTGAGGTTCGCGGGAAGGGAATCATCAACGACTATACCCACCGCCAGAATGTGCTCGTCCGGCTTCTGCAACAGATATTGATCTTTTAG
- a CDS encoding glutathione-independent formaldehyde dehydrogenase has translation MKALVYHGPKKVSVDTVPDAKLEKLTDVVIKLTTTNICGSDLHMYEGRTDVEKGKILGHENLGEVVEVGKAVDIVKKGDKVVLPFNIGCGFCANCERGLTGYCLTCADPSVMPGMAGAAYGFAGMGPYSGGQAQFLRVPYADFNCLRLPEDADEKERDYVMLSDIFPTGWHATRLANLKPGESILIYGAGPVGLMAAMSARIQGASQVFVVDGQADRLELAEQIGATTINTKDGDIGDQIRELTNGLGADCGSECIGYQCHNAKGKEVPNLVMNSLVDSVKATGSIGVIGVFVPKDPGAEDKLAKKGQIAFDFGKFWFKGQKMGTGQCNVKAYNRRLCDLIHHDRADPSRIISHELPLEDAPNAYKHFDNRDAGWTKVILHPNA, from the coding sequence ATGAAAGCACTTGTTTACCACGGCCCCAAGAAGGTTTCTGTCGATACTGTTCCCGATGCCAAGCTTGAAAAGCTGACTGATGTCGTCATCAAACTCACTACTACCAACATCTGCGGCTCCGATCTGCACATGTACGAAGGGCGGACGGATGTCGAGAAGGGAAAGATCCTGGGCCACGAAAATCTCGGCGAGGTGGTCGAGGTGGGCAAGGCCGTGGATATCGTCAAGAAGGGCGATAAAGTTGTCCTTCCATTCAATATCGGCTGCGGTTTTTGCGCCAACTGCGAGCGCGGCCTGACGGGATATTGCCTGACGTGCGCAGATCCTTCGGTGATGCCGGGCATGGCAGGAGCGGCGTATGGATTTGCGGGAATGGGCCCTTACTCCGGCGGACAGGCACAGTTTCTTCGCGTCCCTTATGCCGACTTCAACTGTCTGCGGCTACCTGAAGATGCTGACGAAAAGGAGAGAGATTATGTAATGCTCTCCGACATATTTCCTACAGGCTGGCACGCCACTCGTTTGGCGAATCTCAAGCCGGGAGAATCGATCCTTATCTACGGTGCTGGACCGGTTGGTCTGATGGCCGCTATGTCCGCACGCATTCAGGGAGCCAGCCAGGTCTTCGTTGTCGATGGCCAGGCCGACCGTCTCGAGCTTGCGGAACAGATTGGCGCAACCACCATAAACACCAAGGACGGAGATATTGGCGATCAGATTCGCGAACTTACAAATGGACTAGGCGCGGATTGCGGGTCGGAGTGTATTGGCTATCAATGTCACAATGCCAAGGGCAAAGAGGTCCCCAATCTTGTCATGAACTCGCTCGTGGATAGTGTCAAAGCAACGGGATCAATTGGCGTAATTGGCGTCTTCGTCCCGAAGGACCCGGGCGCTGAGGACAAGTTGGCGAAGAAGGGCCAGATTGCATTTGATTTCGGTAAGTTCTGGTTCAAAGGACAGAAGATGGGAACAGGGCAATGTAATGTGAAGGCATATAACCGACGCCTCTGCGATCTTATCCATCACGACAGGGCCGACCCGTCGAGAATTATCTCTCACGAGTTGCCACTTGAAGACGCACCCAATGCATACAAGCATTTCGACAATCGCGACGCTGGATGGACAAAGGTGATCTTGCATCCGAACGCCTGA
- a CDS encoding cytochrome b/b6 domain-containing protein, which translates to MTTQSEPALQIRRKHPLAIRWMHWVNFPLLFTMIWSGILIYWADSVPYIGHWNRVYRVGIGSHTLFRFFPNWFYSALHVPWKLTTGLGYHFLFMWLFALNGIAYIAYLTFSGAWRDLLPTRHALRDAWYIFLYDLHLRKEAPLHHKYNAAQRIAYTIVILMGAASCVTGLAIWKPTSLHWITTLCGGYETARWLHFWLTMGFVAFFLIHVSQVVLAGWNNFRSMVGGDELVTLDVPAPGRKEEPLA; encoded by the coding sequence ATGACGACTCAATCTGAACCCGCTTTGCAGATCAGAAGGAAGCACCCACTGGCCATCCGCTGGATGCACTGGGTCAACTTCCCACTGCTCTTCACGATGATCTGGAGCGGCATTCTTATCTACTGGGCCGATTCCGTTCCCTATATCGGCCACTGGAACCGGGTCTATCGCGTCGGCATCGGTTCGCATACGCTCTTCCGGTTTTTTCCGAACTGGTTTTACTCCGCGCTCCATGTGCCGTGGAAGCTCACCACCGGCCTCGGCTATCACTTCCTCTTCATGTGGCTCTTCGCCCTCAATGGCATTGCTTACATCGCCTACCTCACCTTCAGCGGCGCATGGCGAGATCTCCTTCCCACGCGCCATGCGCTGCGAGATGCCTGGTACATCTTCCTGTACGACCTCCACCTGCGTAAAGAAGCACCGCTCCACCACAAGTACAACGCAGCTCAACGCATCGCTTATACGATCGTCATACTCATGGGCGCGGCAAGCTGTGTGACCGGACTCGCCATCTGGAAGCCCACCAGCCTCCACTGGATCACGACTCTCTGCGGAGGTTACGAGACCGCCCGCTGGCTGCACTTCTGGCTCACCATGGGCTTCGTGGCATTTTTCCTCATCCATGTCTCGCAGGTCGTGCTCGCCGGCTGGAACAACTTCCGCAGCATGGTCGGCGGCGACGAGCTCGTCACCCTCGATGTTCCTGCTCCTGGCCGAAAGGAGGAGCCACTCGCATGA